The Bacillus basilensis genome includes a region encoding these proteins:
- a CDS encoding polysaccharide deacetylase family protein: MRILFLESHPMWIHGLPNGFRDAGHKVKISGPLDKHTIYKLIDDFVPDLVITMGWGPENSSKFKQQLIFECTKKFNIPHVYWATEDPTSTEIFTLPYIQRTRPDFVFTICSDMVEVYKEKGIPAEHLDFGYHPIVHHPMDRDPRYYAPVALVANGYPKKLSYLPEHFRHQSLNTLIKPLLENNIRIDFYGRYWDEMKDILGVDIPREWIHGYIDYTDANKVYSSSDIIIGLQNLPTQLTQRTYEILGSGGLLLTNDIPEIHRVFKAGKDLITSSSPEETVKLVNYYLQHAEMREKIRKNGRKAVEKYSYEKRAEYMIDILKKYGIFRGKRSNYVFGNEKNKTYKQGEFEIYNVRNGDTLVSIANELGITVSSMKQLNNLTSDQIDAGRPLKIRKINEHELTNYNYYTICHGETLGSISKRFDISVEKIKLDNELDSDYILAGQLIKIDTSDSKLKVFPSVLISKGLNTKKMISLTYDAGADADKTEEILNVLKKHDIQTTMFLTGAWVEKFPSLAKRIVKEGHEIANHSYSHPDLTKLSSRDIMKEFKKTTRCFEKIIETKGSPLFRPPFGNWNKEILEIAGKLGFPYTIHWNIDSIDWKEPSVETIVNRVLGKLKGGDIVLFHLNGKPTAVATDIIISELKKQGYQIVKVSEMLV, from the coding sequence ATGCGAATTTTATTTTTAGAGAGCCATCCAATGTGGATTCATGGTTTACCAAACGGGTTTCGTGATGCTGGACATAAAGTAAAGATTTCAGGCCCTTTAGATAAACATACTATTTACAAGCTTATAGATGATTTTGTACCAGATTTAGTTATAACAATGGGATGGGGGCCAGAAAATTCATCTAAGTTCAAACAACAATTGATTTTTGAATGTACGAAAAAATTTAATATTCCACATGTTTACTGGGCAACGGAAGATCCAACTTCTACAGAGATTTTTACATTACCTTATATACAGAGAACACGCCCAGATTTTGTATTTACAATTTGCTCGGATATGGTAGAAGTTTACAAAGAGAAGGGGATTCCTGCCGAACACTTAGACTTCGGCTATCATCCAATTGTCCATCACCCAATGGATAGAGACCCGAGATATTATGCCCCAGTTGCACTTGTTGCAAACGGATATCCTAAAAAATTGAGTTATCTTCCAGAGCATTTTCGCCATCAATCATTAAACACATTAATCAAACCTTTGTTAGAAAATAATATTAGAATAGATTTTTATGGTAGGTACTGGGATGAAATGAAGGATATTTTAGGTGTCGATATTCCAAGGGAGTGGATTCATGGATATATTGATTACACAGATGCAAATAAAGTTTACAGCTCATCCGATATTATTATCGGGCTTCAAAATCTTCCTACGCAGCTTACGCAACGTACGTATGAAATACTTGGCTCTGGAGGCCTTCTCTTAACAAACGATATTCCTGAAATTCATCGTGTATTCAAAGCGGGAAAAGACCTTATAACATCGTCTTCACCCGAGGAAACTGTTAAATTAGTTAATTATTACCTCCAGCATGCTGAAATGAGAGAAAAGATTAGAAAAAATGGAAGAAAAGCAGTTGAAAAATATTCTTATGAGAAACGTGCAGAGTATATGATTGATATTTTAAAAAAGTACGGGATATTTAGAGGGAAAAGAAGTAATTATGTTTTTGGAAATGAAAAGAACAAGACATATAAACAGGGAGAGTTTGAGATTTATAATGTACGCAATGGCGATACATTAGTTAGCATAGCAAATGAACTAGGGATAACTGTCAGTTCAATGAAACAATTAAACAACCTTACTTCCGATCAAATTGATGCTGGAAGACCGTTGAAAATAAGAAAAATAAATGAACATGAGCTTACAAATTATAATTATTATACCATTTGTCATGGAGAAACTTTAGGAAGTATTTCAAAAAGGTTTGATATCTCAGTAGAAAAAATTAAGTTAGATAATGAATTGGATTCAGACTATATTCTTGCAGGTCAATTAATTAAAATTGATACAAGTGATTCTAAATTGAAGGTTTTCCCATCTGTACTGATTTCAAAAGGATTAAATACTAAAAAAATGATTTCATTAACTTACGATGCAGGTGCTGATGCAGATAAGACTGAAGAAATTTTAAACGTATTAAAAAAACATGATATCCAAACTACGATGTTTTTAACAGGTGCATGGGTAGAAAAATTTCCAAGTCTCGCTAAACGTATTGTGAAAGAAGGGCATGAAATTGCAAATCATTCATACAGTCATCCGGATTTGACGAAGTTATCATCTAGGGACATTATGAAGGAATTTAAGAAAACAACTAGGTGTTTTGAAAAAATTATAGAGACGAAAGGAAGTCCGTTATTTCGGCCCCCCTTTGGAAATTGGAATAAAGAAATTCTAGAGATTGCTGGTAAACTCGGTTTTCCCTACACAATTCATTGGAATATAGATTCAATTGATTGGAAAGAACCTTCAGTTGAAACTATAGTTAATAGAGTACTGGGAAAGCTTAAAGGTGGGGATATTGTATTATTTCATTTAAATGGAAAACCAACAGCTGTTGCTACAGATATTATAATCTCCGAATTGAAAAAACAAGGATACCAAATAGTAAAAGTAAGTGAAATGCTCGTGTAG